One window of Biomphalaria glabrata chromosome 6, xgBioGlab47.1, whole genome shotgun sequence genomic DNA carries:
- the LOC106078798 gene encoding translocation protein SEC63 homolog encodes MAGMQFEYDAEGGTFFYFLLSFWALLLIPATYFLWPSKQSTGSDDKKRKCKCFPCLTKSESLVKEKASVKPVVIKIVLLIGWIIFILLAWKVSMIQLDYSEYDPYEELQIDRGADVAEIKKAYRKLSKVYHPDRETGDPKKFMRIAKAYAALTDEESRKNWEEYGNPDGPEATRFGIALPKWIVERENSMWVLAVYGLVFMIILPIVVGVWWYRSIKFSGDQVLLETSRIYYFFISRTPNMILKRAVEVLGSSCEFDRMHNAEIIERPTDNEELPALIKQLQNVKEKNRERSYCIKTRALILAHFQRLPLNKETLAVDQKYILKKCPYLINEMVHTAANLVAMAINSGRDNQSPRLESIENFMKMSQMVVQALDEKSSPLQQLPHITPEMLRHFTTRKRDIRHIRDFVNMKDEDRRMMLRNLSDNEYLDVMTVCANMPYIEMSVKTEVLDEEDETITAGSIVTVTVKLVRKDMGEMFENQIPLATLEDDTSEHADNDKEEENEDKEDEDKQDAQQELAGHGDQAGKEDNKNKAWDKNKKAKKKGGKVKKKTKQVYQWKAVAQAKAENASQATGAKAITESDSPKSTKPNKSERKEKSDDVEGDDVSEEENNVSEDEEEEKPEASADKSKSKKDDDDEEDDWDNYKLESKKENSLETKVKESHPVHCPYFPEVKQEAWWVYVADRKRHLLITVPVHVCSLKTEEKIELKFSAPAKPGHYQYVVHLRSDSYYTDFDQSQLIKLDVHEAKVIKDHPQWNISEDEDEKDKDDDDSEEDDSDYSSESNESE; translated from the exons ATGGCCGGCATGCAGTTTGAGTATGACGCGGAAGGGGGAACGTTCTTTTATTTCTTGCTGTCGTTTTGGGCCTTATTGCTTATTCCAGCCACCTACTTTTTATGGCCTTCTAAACAGAGCACTG gctctgatgataaaaaaagaaaatgcaagTGCTTTCCTTGTCTCACAAAATCTGAGTCATTGGTTAAAGAAAAAGCAAGTGTTAAACCAGTTGTGAT aaaaattgttttattaattgGCTGGATTATCTTCATACTTCTGGCATGGAAGGTTTCTATGATACAATTGGACTATTCTGAGTATGATCCTTATGAAGAACTTCAAATTGACAGA GGTGCAGATGTTGCTGAGATAAAAAAAGCTTACAGAAAACTGAGTAAAGTTTACCATCCTGACAGAGAGACAGGTGATCCTAAAAAGTTTATGCGAATTGCTAAAGCTTATGCTGC TTTAACTGATGAAGAATCAAGAAAAAATTGGGAGGAGTATGGAAATCCAGATGGACCAGAAG ccacaCGTTTTGGGATTGCTTTACCAAAATGGATTGTGGAAAGAGAAAATTCTATGTGG GTCCTAGCAGTTTATGGCTTAGTCTTCATGATCATCTTGCCCATTGTCGTG GGCGTATGGTGGTATCGTTCTATCAAATTTAGCGGTGATCAAGTTTTACTGGAAACATCAAGAATCTATTATTTCTTCATTAGCAGAACTCCAAATATGATTCTTAAGc GTGCTGTTGAAGTGTTGGGCTCATCATGTGAATTTGATAGAATGCACAATGCAGAAATTATTGAAAGACCCACTGATAATGAAGAGCTCCCTGCT CTCATTAAACAACTACAgaatgtgaaagaaaaaaatcgtGAACGTTCATATTGTATCAAAACTCGTGCTTTAATACTTGCTCATTTTCAAAGATTACCTTTAAATAAAGAGACGCTAGCTGTTG accaaaaatacattttgaaaaagtgCCCCTATCTAATCAATGAAATGGTCCATACAGCTGCCAACTTAGTTGCCATGGCGATCAATTCAGGGAGAG ACAACCAGTCCCCACGCCTTGAGTCCATTGAAAACTTTATGAAGATGAGCCAAATGGTTGTTCAGGCACTTGATGAGAAATCCAGTCCACTACAGCAACTACCTCACATAACTCCAGAAATGTTACGCCACTTCACCACTCGAAAG CGTGATATTCGTCACATTCGTGACTTTGTAAATATGAAAGATGAAGATAGACGTATGATGTTGCGTAATTTATCAGATAATGAGTATTTAGATGTGATGACTGTCTGTGCTAACATGCCATACATAGAGATGTCTGTTAAAACTGAAG TGTTGGATGAGGAAGATGAAACTATCACTGCTGGCTCTATAGTTACTGTGACAGTCAAACTAGTCAGAAAAGACATGGGGGAGATGTTTGAAAACCAGATTCCATTAGCAACACTTGAAGATGATACATCTGAGCATGCAGACAATGACAAAGAGGAAGAAAATGAAGACAAAGAAGATGAGGACAAACag GATGCTCAACAAGAGTTGGCAGGTCATGGAGATCAGGCTGGCAAAGAAGACAACAAGAACAAAGCTTgggacaaaaacaaaaaagccaaaaaaaaaggaggcaAAGTGAAGAAGAAGACTAAACAGGTCTATCAGTGGAAGGCAGTAGCTCAAGCCAAGGCAGAGAATGCCAGTCAAGCTACAGGC GCCAAAGCCATCACAGAAAGTGATTCTCCTAAATCAACCAAACCAAATAAGTctgagagaaaagaaaagagtgATGACGTTGAAGGAGATGATGTCTCTGAAGAGGAAAACAACGTCTCagaagatgaagaggaagaaAAGCCTGAAGCTTCAGCAGACAAatctaaaagtaaaaaagatgatgatgatgaagaagaTGATTGGGATAATTACAAATTAGAATCAAAAAAAGAGAACTCATTAGAAACCAAAGTCAAAGAAAGTCATCCTGTTCACTGCCCTTACTTTCCAGAG GTGAAGCAGGAGGCCTGGTGGGTGTATGTAGCTGATAGGAAACGTCACTTGTTGATAACTGTCCCCGTCCATGTTTGCAGTTTGAAAACTGAGGAAAAg ATTGAATTGAAGTTCTCTGCTCCTGCCAAGCCAGGTCATTACCAATATGTTGTGCATCTCCGCTCTGACTCTTATTACACTGATTTTGATCAATCCCAACTTATTAAG TTGGATGTTCATGAAGCTAAAGTGATCAAAGATCATCCACAGTGGAACATTTCTGAAGATGAGGATGAGAAAGATAAAGATGATGATGACAGTGAAGAAGATGATTCTGATTATAGCTCTGAGTCAAACGAGTCAGAATAA